In Equus przewalskii isolate Varuska chromosome 22, EquPr2, whole genome shotgun sequence, the following proteins share a genomic window:
- the NMRK1 gene encoding nicotinamide riboside kinase 1 — protein sequence MKTFVIGISGVTNGGKTTLAKNLQKHLPNCTVISQDDFFKPESEIETDENGFLQYDVLEALNMEKMMSAISCWMESLKHSLASADCRSSEEIPVLIIEGFLLFNYKPLDSIWNRSYFLTIPYEECKRRRSTRVYEPPDPPGYFDGHVWPMYLKHRQEIQDITWQIVYLDGTKSEEDVFSQVYEDVIQELAKRKGLQETA from the exons ATGAAAACATTTGTCATTGGAATCAGTGG tgTGACAAATGGTGGGAAGACAACACTGGCTAAGAATTTGCAGAAACATCTCCCAAACTGCACTGTCATATCTCAGGATGATTTCTTCAAG cCAGAATCTGAGatagagacagatgaaaatggaTTTCTGCAGTATGATG TGCTTGAAGCGCTTAACATGGAAAAAATGATGTCTGCCATTTCCTGCTGGATGGAAAGCTTGAAACACTCTCTGGCATCAGCAGACTGTAGAAGCTCTGAGGAAATTCCCGTATTAATCATCGAAggtttccttctctttaattACAA GCCCCTTGACAGTATATGGAACAGAAGCTATTTTCTGACCATTCCATATGAAGAAtgtaagaggaggaggag TACAAGGGTCTACGAGCCTCCAGACCCCCCAGGGTACTTTGATGGCCATGTGTGGCCCATGTATCTAAAGCACAGACAAGAGATACAGGACATCACGTGGCAAATTG TTTACCTAGATGGAACAAAATCTGAAGAGGACGTCTTTTCACAAGTGTATGAAGATGTAATACAAGAACTAGCAAAGCGAAAGG GTCTGCAAGAAACAGCATAA